In Rhodobacter sp. 24-YEA-8, the following are encoded in one genomic region:
- a CDS encoding pyruvate dehydrogenase complex dihydrolipoamide acetyltransferase produces the protein MAIQILMPALSPTMEEGTLAKWLVKEGDVVKSGQIIAEIETDKATMEFEAVDEGVIGKILIAEGTAGVKVNDPIAVLLEEGEDASAASAPAAAAQAAAVESPAETAPVVASATAPAPAAAPVASGARVFASPLARRIAKDKGVDLTAVKGTGPHGRIVKADVEQAKSGTAPATAPAAAAVAAGSIPAATATPAPAKAAPAGLSPETVLKMYQDRQFEEVALDGMRRTIAARLTEAKQTIPHFYLRRDVKLDALIAFRAELNHALTGRGVKLSVNDFIIKACAIALQEVPDANAVWAGDRILKLKPSDVAVAVAIEGGLFTPVLRDADKKSLSALSAEMKDLAHRAKSKKLAPHEYQGGSFAISNLGMFGIENFDAVINPPHGAILAVGAGLKKPVVADDGSIGVATMMSMTLSVDHRVIDGALGAQFLKAVVEALENPVTMLA, from the coding sequence ATGGCAATTCAGATCCTGATGCCCGCGCTTTCCCCGACCATGGAGGAAGGCACGCTGGCGAAATGGCTGGTGAAAGAGGGCGATGTGGTCAAATCGGGCCAGATCATCGCCGAGATCGAGACCGATAAGGCGACGATGGAGTTCGAGGCGGTCGATGAGGGCGTGATCGGCAAGATCCTGATCGCGGAAGGCACTGCCGGCGTAAAGGTCAATGATCCGATTGCCGTGCTGCTGGAAGAGGGCGAGGATGCTTCGGCAGCCTCTGCGCCCGCCGCTGCAGCGCAAGCCGCAGCAGTGGAAAGCCCGGCCGAGACGGCCCCGGTCGTGGCTTCGGCTACAGCACCGGCACCTGCTGCGGCACCGGTCGCCAGCGGCGCGCGCGTCTTTGCTTCGCCGCTCGCGCGGCGGATTGCGAAAGACAAAGGCGTCGATCTGACAGCGGTGAAGGGCACCGGGCCGCATGGCCGCATCGTCAAGGCCGATGTGGAACAGGCGAAATCGGGGACCGCGCCGGCAACGGCGCCTGCGGCAGCGGCCGTCGCTGCGGGCTCGATACCCGCAGCGACGGCGACCCCGGCCCCGGCAAAGGCCGCACCCGCCGGGCTCTCGCCGGAGACGGTTCTGAAAATGTATCAGGATCGCCAGTTCGAAGAAGTCGCGCTCGACGGCATGCGCCGCACGATCGCCGCGCGTCTGACCGAGGCCAAACAGACCATCCCGCATTTCTACCTGCGCCGCGACGTGAAACTCGATGCACTGATAGCCTTCCGGGCCGAGCTGAACCACGCCCTCACCGGGCGCGGTGTGAAGCTCTCGGTCAATGACTTCATCATCAAAGCCTGCGCGATTGCGCTGCAGGAGGTGCCTGATGCCAATGCGGTCTGGGCCGGCGACCGGATCCTGAAGCTGAAACCCTCGGATGTCGCTGTTGCCGTGGCCATCGAGGGCGGGCTCTTCACGCCGGTTTTGCGCGATGCGGATAAGAAATCGCTTTCGGCGCTTTCGGCTGAGATGAAGGATCTGGCACATCGCGCGAAATCGAAAAAGCTTGCACCGCATGAATATCAGGGCGGAAGCTTTGCGATCTCCAATCTCGGCATGTTCGGGATTGAGAATTTCGACGCCGTGATCAACCCACCACACGGCGCGATCCTTGCCGTCGGGGCCGGGCTGAAAAAGCCGGTGGTGGCTGATGATGGCTCGATTGGCGTGGCGACGATGATGTCGATGACGCTTTCCGTCGATCACCGCGTCATCGATGGCGCATTGGGGGCTCAGTTCCTCAAGGCGGTGGTCGAGGCGCTTGAGAACCCGGTCACCATGCTGGCCTGA
- a CDS encoding pyruvate dehydrogenase complex E1 component subunit beta, with translation MAVEVLMPALSPTMEEGTLAKWLVKEGDVVKSGQVIAEIETDKATMEFEAVDEGIIGRLLVTEGTAGVKVNTPIAVLVEEGESADAVAAAPAPVAAPTASPVAAAAPAIEAVPAAAAARPVAVEAAKGWPHSDLPEGVATKTMTVREALREAMAEEMRGDGNVFLMGEEVGEYQGAYKISQGLLDEFGPKRVVDTPITEHGFAGIAVGASWGGLRPIVEFMTFNFAMQAIDHIINSAAKTLYMSGGQMGSPIVFRGPNGAAARVGAQHSQDYAAWYAAIPGLRVAMPYSAADAKGLLKTAIRDNNPVIFLENEIMYGRSFEVPVGDDFAIPFGKASVMRTGTDVTLVSFGIGVAHSLAAAELLAKEGIEAEVINLRTLRPIDYDTVLASVQKTNRCVTVEEGFPVGSIGDHLASTIMQRAFDYLDAPVVTCTGKDVPMPYAANLEKLALITPAEIVTAVKSVCYR, from the coding sequence ATGGCAGTTGAAGTTCTGATGCCGGCTTTGTCTCCGACGATGGAGGAAGGCACGCTGGCGAAATGGCTGGTGAAAGAGGGTGACGTGGTCAAATCGGGCCAGGTCATTGCCGAGATCGAGACCGATAAAGCAACGATGGAATTCGAGGCGGTGGATGAGGGGATCATCGGCCGGTTGCTGGTGACCGAGGGCACCGCAGGCGTGAAAGTGAACACGCCGATTGCGGTTCTGGTAGAAGAGGGCGAAAGCGCGGATGCCGTGGCTGCCGCCCCTGCCCCGGTCGCTGCTCCGACTGCGTCTCCGGTGGCCGCCGCCGCGCCGGCCATCGAGGCCGTCCCGGCGGCAGCTGCCGCACGCCCGGTGGCGGTGGAAGCCGCCAAAGGCTGGCCGCACAGCGACCTGCCCGAAGGTGTGGCGACGAAGACCATGACCGTGCGGGAAGCGCTGCGCGAGGCCATGGCGGAAGAGATGCGCGGGGACGGCAATGTCTTCCTGATGGGGGAAGAGGTTGGCGAATACCAGGGCGCCTATAAGATCAGCCAGGGTTTGCTGGACGAGTTCGGCCCGAAGCGCGTGGTCGACACCCCGATCACCGAGCATGGGTTTGCCGGGATTGCGGTCGGCGCCTCCTGGGGGGGGCTGCGCCCGATCGTCGAGTTCATGACCTTCAACTTCGCCATGCAGGCAATTGACCACATCATCAACTCGGCCGCGAAGACGCTTTATATGTCGGGCGGTCAGATGGGATCTCCCATCGTGTTCCGTGGCCCGAACGGGGCGGCAGCCCGGGTTGGCGCCCAGCACAGCCAGGACTATGCGGCCTGGTATGCGGCGATCCCGGGGCTGAGAGTTGCCATGCCCTATTCGGCGGCGGATGCGAAGGGCCTGCTGAAGACGGCGATCCGCGACAACAACCCGGTGATCTTCCTCGAAAACGAGATCATGTATGGGCGGAGTTTCGAGGTGCCGGTGGGCGATGACTTCGCCATCCCCTTTGGCAAGGCCTCGGTGATGCGGACGGGGACAGATGTAACACTGGTTTCGTTCGGAATCGGCGTTGCCCATTCGCTGGCCGCAGCGGAGCTTTTGGCCAAAGAGGGGATCGAGGCAGAGGTGATCAACCTGCGCACCCTGCGGCCGATTGACTATGACACGGTGCTGGCCTCGGTGCAGAAGACCAATCGTTGCGTGACGGTCGAAGAGGGCTTCCCGGTGGGCTCTATCGGCGATCACCTGGCATCGACGATCATGCAGCGCGCGTTTGACTATCTGGACGCGCCGGTTGTGACCTGCACCGGCAAGGATGTGCCGATGCCCTATGCGGCCAATCTGGAAAAGCTGGCGCTGATCACGCCTGCCGAAATCGTCACTGCCGTGAAATCGGTCTGCTACCGCTGA
- the pdhA gene encoding pyruvate dehydrogenase (acetyl-transferring) E1 component subunit alpha, producing the protein MARKPDARPNVSKEDLLKYYREMLLIRRFEEKAGQLYGMGLIGGFCHLYIGQEAVVVGLEAAAKQGDKRLTSYRDHGHMLACDMDPKGVMAELTGRIGGYSKGKGGSMHMFSKEKHFYGGHGIVGAQVPLGAGLAFADKYLGNDNVTFTYFGDGAANQGQVYETYNMAELWDLPVIFVIENNQYAMGTSVKRSTKSTTLFERGVAYGIPGEQVDGMDVLAVRAAGEKAVAHCRAGKGPYILEMMTYRYRGHSMSDPAKYRTREEVEKIKTEKDCIEHVRDLLLQGGLASEDDLKNIDKEIKALVNEAAEFSKESPEPPLSDLWTDITV; encoded by the coding sequence ATGGCACGCAAGCCCGATGCGAGACCCAATGTCTCGAAAGAAGATCTTCTGAAATACTACCGCGAGATGCTGCTGATCCGCCGCTTTGAGGAAAAGGCGGGCCAGCTTTACGGCATGGGGCTGATCGGGGGGTTCTGTCACCTCTATATCGGCCAGGAAGCTGTGGTCGTGGGCCTGGAGGCTGCGGCCAAGCAGGGTGACAAGCGCCTGACCTCTTACCGCGACCATGGCCATATGCTGGCCTGCGACATGGACCCGAAAGGCGTCATGGCAGAGCTGACCGGGCGCATCGGGGGCTACTCGAAGGGCAAGGGCGGCTCGATGCATATGTTCTCGAAAGAGAAGCATTTCTACGGCGGCCACGGGATCGTTGGTGCACAGGTGCCGCTGGGCGCGGGGCTGGCATTTGCCGATAAATATCTCGGCAATGACAATGTGACCTTCACCTATTTCGGCGATGGCGCGGCCAACCAGGGCCAGGTCTATGAGACCTATAACATGGCGGAACTCTGGGATCTTCCGGTGATTTTCGTCATTGAAAACAACCAGTATGCCATGGGGACGAGCGTGAAGCGCTCGACCAAATCGACGACCCTGTTCGAGCGCGGCGTGGCCTACGGAATCCCCGGTGAGCAGGTTGACGGGATGGATGTGCTGGCGGTCAGGGCGGCAGGCGAGAAGGCCGTGGCCCACTGCCGTGCGGGCAAGGGCCCCTATATCCTCGAAATGATGACCTATCGCTATCGTGGTCACTCGATGTCGGATCCGGCGAAATACCGGACGCGTGAAGAGGTCGAGAAGATCAAAACCGAGAAGGATTGCATCGAGCATGTCCGCGATCTGCTGTTGCAGGGCGGTCTGGCCTCGGAAGACGATCTGAAGAACATCGACAAAGAGATTAAGGCGCTGGTGAATGAGGCGGCTGAATTCTCGAAAGAAAGCCCGGAGCCGCCGCTGAGCGATCTCTGGACCGATATTACCGTCTGA
- a CDS encoding carboxymuconolactone decarboxylase family protein: MSERLNYYKAAPAAMKAMLDLEAQIKSLSIPIPLRELLKMRVSQINGCAFCLDLHGGEARAAGVSQQKLDVLAAWRESSAFDARERAALAWADALTLLPQSRAADSDYAPLAAEFSPQEQVELTLIVTTINAWNRFAIGFRNTHPVRG, encoded by the coding sequence ATGTCAGAGCGACTGAATTATTATAAGGCGGCCCCGGCGGCCATGAAGGCGATGCTGGATCTCGAGGCGCAGATCAAATCGCTCTCCATCCCGATTCCTCTGCGTGAATTGCTGAAAATGCGGGTCTCACAGATCAATGGCTGTGCCTTCTGTCTCGATCTGCATGGCGGCGAGGCGAGGGCGGCCGGGGTTTCGCAGCAAAAGCTGGACGTCTTGGCGGCCTGGCGCGAAAGCAGCGCCTTTGATGCACGCGAGCGGGCGGCTCTTGCCTGGGCGGATGCGCTGACGCTTTTGCCACAAAGCCGGGCAGCGGATTCAGATTACGCGCCCCTTGCAGCAGAATTTTCGCCCCAGGAGCAGGTGGAACTGACCTTGATTGTGACCACGATCAACGCCTGGAACCGCTTCGCAATCGGCTTTCGAAACACGCATCCGGTGCGCGGTTAA
- a CDS encoding septum formation initiator family protein yields the protein MTRQQRRHNMGGLIYFALMFTLGAYFTFAAVQGDYGVFRRVEIRAEASGLAAERDKLAVQLADMRNLTHRLSDDYLDMDLLDERARDVLGYMRADEIVIR from the coding sequence ATGACCAGGCAACAACGTCGCCATAATATGGGCGGGCTCATCTACTTCGCCCTGATGTTCACTCTGGGTGCCTATTTCACCTTTGCCGCAGTGCAGGGCGATTATGGCGTGTTTCGCCGGGTCGAAATCCGCGCTGAGGCCAGCGGCCTGGCGGCAGAGCGCGACAAACTGGCAGTGCAACTGGCCGATATGCGGAACCTGACGCATCGGCTGTCGGATGATTACCTCGATATGGATCTGCTCGACGAACGCGCCCGCGATGTGCTGGGCTATATGCGTGCAGATGAGATCGTGATCCGCTGA
- a CDS encoding fructose bisphosphate aldolase has product MTKEKMTAQIGKGQGFIAALDQSGGSTPKALKLYGVEADAWSDEAGMFDLVHAMRARIIKSPAFSGEKVIGAILFEQTMDRDIDGIPTATYLWEKRGVVPFLKIDKGLEAEVNGCQVMKAMPELDTLLEKAVRAGIYGTKERSVISAANEDGIRAVVGQQFAIAKQVISHGLMPIVEPEVTISIADKAAAEAILRREILTHLDALPEGTQVMLKLTIPSEANFYAALVDHPAVLKLVALSGGYSRDEANKMLAKNRGMIASFSRALSEGLNARQSEAEFDSTLKAAVDSIHAASVAG; this is encoded by the coding sequence ATGACCAAGGAAAAAATGACGGCGCAGATCGGCAAGGGCCAGGGCTTTATCGCTGCCCTCGACCAGTCCGGCGGCTCGACCCCCAAGGCGCTGAAGCTTTACGGCGTTGAGGCCGATGCCTGGTCCGACGAGGCCGGCATGTTCGACCTGGTCCATGCCATGCGCGCCCGCATCATCAAATCGCCCGCCTTTTCCGGCGAGAAGGTCATCGGCGCCATCCTGTTTGAGCAGACCATGGACCGCGATATCGACGGCATCCCGACCGCGACCTATCTGTGGGAAAAGCGCGGCGTTGTGCCGTTCCTGAAGATCGACAAGGGGCTCGAGGCCGAGGTTAATGGCTGCCAGGTGATGAAGGCGATGCCAGAGCTTGATACGCTGCTGGAGAAGGCCGTGCGCGCCGGGATCTATGGCACCAAGGAACGTTCGGTGATTTCCGCCGCCAATGAAGACGGCATCAGGGCGGTGGTCGGTCAGCAATTCGCCATCGCGAAACAGGTGATCAGCCACGGGCTTATGCCGATCGTCGAGCCGGAAGTGACGATCTCGATCGCCGATAAAGCCGCCGCAGAAGCGATCCTGCGCCGCGAGATCCTTACGCATCTGGATGCCCTGCCCGAAGGCACGCAGGTCATGCTGAAACTCACGATCCCGTCGGAGGCGAACTTCTACGCAGCTCTGGTCGATCACCCCGCTGTCCTGAAGCTTGTGGCGCTTTCGGGCGGGTATTCGCGTGACGAGGCGAATAAGATGCTTGCGAAGAACCGCGGCATGATCGCGTCCTTCTCGCGCGCGCTGTCGGAGGGTCTGAATGCCCGGCAATCCGAGGCCGAATTCGACTCCACGCTGAAAGCGGCAGTCGATTCGATCCATGCGGCCTCGGTCGCCGGCTGA
- a CDS encoding phosphoglycerate kinase, whose amino-acid sequence MSWKTLDDIALAGKTVLTRVDINVPMEGDRVTDTTRIDKIRPTVEDIIARGGKVVLLAHFDRPKGKVVPEMSLGRIAPALEASLGRKVIFATESTGDVAKAAIAAAAQSDVVLLENTRFHAGEEKNDPALAAEFAALGDVYVNDAFSAAHRAHASTEALALALPHAAGRLMEAELKALDAALGTPARPVIAVVGGAKVSTKLDLLGNLVGKVDHLAIGGGMANTFLVAQGIEVGKSLAERDMAETARAILKKAEETGCQIHLPVDVVVAREFKAGAASQITNASGCPADAMILDAGPETVARLKAVMGQSATLIWNGPLGAFEIPPFDAATVAAAKEAARLTEAGRLISVAGGGDTVAALNQAGAAGAFTFISTAGGAFLEWMEGKELPGVAALLA is encoded by the coding sequence ATGAGCTGGAAAACGCTGGATGATATCGCACTGGCCGGCAAAACCGTGCTGACACGGGTCGACATCAATGTGCCGATGGAGGGGGACCGGGTGACCGACACGACCCGGATCGACAAAATCCGCCCGACAGTCGAGGATATCATCGCGCGCGGTGGCAAAGTGGTGCTGCTGGCGCATTTCGACCGCCCAAAGGGCAAGGTCGTGCCGGAGATGAGCCTTGGCCGCATCGCCCCGGCCCTTGAGGCAAGCCTTGGCCGCAAGGTAATTTTCGCGACGGAAAGCACCGGCGATGTGGCGAAGGCCGCCATTGCTGCGGCGGCGCAGAGCGATGTCGTGCTGCTGGAAAACACCCGGTTCCATGCCGGCGAAGAAAAGAACGATCCCGCGCTTGCGGCAGAATTTGCGGCGCTTGGCGATGTCTATGTGAATGACGCGTTTTCGGCCGCGCACCGGGCACATGCCTCGACCGAAGCCCTTGCGCTTGCACTCCCCCATGCGGCGGGCCGGCTGATGGAGGCCGAACTGAAAGCGCTGGACGCAGCGCTTGGCACCCCTGCCCGCCCGGTGATCGCCGTGGTCGGCGGCGCGAAAGTGTCGACCAAGCTTGATCTTCTGGGGAACCTTGTCGGCAAGGTCGACCACCTGGCGATCGGAGGCGGCATGGCGAATACCTTCCTCGTTGCGCAAGGCATCGAGGTCGGCAAATCACTTGCAGAGCGCGACATGGCCGAGACGGCGCGCGCGATTCTGAAAAAGGCCGAAGAGACCGGCTGCCAGATCCACCTGCCGGTCGATGTGGTGGTGGCGCGCGAGTTCAAAGCGGGCGCGGCCAGCCAGATCACCAATGCATCGGGATGTCCTGCCGATGCGATGATCCTTGATGCCGGCCCGGAAACGGTGGCGCGGCTGAAAGCGGTCATGGGCCAGTCTGCAACGCTGATCTGGAACGGCCCGCTCGGCGCCTTCGAGATCCCGCCTTTTGACGCGGCGACGGTGGCGGCGGCGAAAGAGGCCGCGAGGCTGACCGAGGCCGGCAGGCTGATCTCGGTTGCAGGCGGCGGCGACACCGTTGCCGCGCTGAACCAGGCCGGGGCAGCAGGGGCTTTCACCTTCATCTCGACCGCCGGCGGCGCCTTCCTGGAATGGATGGAAGGCAAGGAATTGCCCGGCGTGGCGGCACTGCTCGCCTGA
- a CDS encoding peptidylprolyl isomerase has translation MAEIKDPENTIILTLKDGEVVIELLPDVAPKHVERMKQLARDKAYDNVAFHRVIEGFMAQTGDVEHANMEKDYNPRRSGTGGSQYDDLPAEFSKLPHDRGTIGAARSQNPNSANSQFFINFKDNSFLNGQYTVYGRVISGMEFVDKITRGEPPVTPDRMITVRVAADVA, from the coding sequence ATGGCCGAGATCAAGGACCCCGAGAACACCATCATCCTGACGCTGAAAGACGGCGAAGTGGTGATCGAGCTTCTCCCGGATGTCGCACCAAAGCATGTCGAGCGTATGAAGCAGCTCGCCCGCGACAAAGCCTATGACAATGTGGCTTTCCACCGCGTGATCGAGGGCTTCATGGCCCAGACCGGTGATGTAGAGCACGCCAATATGGAAAAGGACTACAATCCGCGCCGTTCGGGCACGGGTGGGTCGCAATATGATGATCTGCCGGCAGAATTTTCGAAACTGCCGCATGATCGCGGCACGATCGGCGCCGCGCGGTCGCAGAACCCGAATTCGGCAAACAGCCAGTTCTTCATCAATTTCAAGGACAACTCCTTCCTGAACGGCCAGTATACCGTTTACGGCCGGGTGATTTCCGGGATGGAATTTGTTGATAAGATCACCCGGGGCGAGCCGCCGGTCACCCCCGACCGTATGATCACTGTGAGGGTTGCGGCAGATGTTGCGTAA
- a CDS encoding peptidylprolyl isomerase, whose product MLRKVLMASLLMAAPAFAQDVPDLPGPNLVLDIQGEANGRVVIDLLSDKAPKHVEQIVTLAKEGAYDGVVFHRVIDGFMAQTGDVQFGKPATLAEELAKLPKGAAEGTYKLHGMEIPAEFVSAGMGGSHLPDIPAEFSDISFQRGIVGMARSQDPNSANSQFFIMFAPGDFLDGQYTVVGRVISGMDVVDKIRRGPAEQNGAVAENPDVIVKASIEDAAATSVEPAESAPSEAPAEAPADVPAEAPADAPAQ is encoded by the coding sequence ATGTTGCGTAAGGTTCTCATGGCCTCCCTGCTGATGGCGGCACCTGCTTTCGCGCAGGACGTGCCGGATCTGCCGGGGCCGAATCTGGTGCTCGACATCCAGGGCGAGGCGAATGGCCGCGTGGTCATTGATCTCCTGTCGGACAAGGCGCCGAAACATGTGGAACAGATCGTCACCCTGGCAAAAGAGGGCGCCTATGATGGCGTGGTCTTTCACCGCGTGATCGACGGTTTCATGGCCCAGACCGGCGACGTGCAGTTCGGCAAACCGGCGACGCTGGCCGAAGAGCTTGCCAAATTGCCGAAAGGTGCGGCTGAAGGCACCTATAAGCTCCATGGGATGGAGATTCCGGCGGAATTCGTCAGCGCCGGCATGGGTGGCTCGCATCTGCCTGATATTCCCGCAGAGTTTTCGGATATCTCGTTCCAGCGCGGCATCGTCGGCATGGCACGCAGCCAGGATCCGAATTCGGCCAACAGCCAGTTTTTCATCATGTTTGCGCCTGGTGATTTCCTTGACGGACAATATACCGTTGTCGGTCGCGTGATCTCGGGCATGGATGTGGTCGACAAGATCAGGCGCGGCCCGGCAGAGCAGAATGGCGCGGTTGCCGAGAATCCCGATGTGATCGTCAAGGCGAGCATCGAGGACGCGGCAGCTACCAGCGTCGAGCCGGCAGAATCTGCTCCTTCTGAAGCGCCCGCAGAAGCTCCGGCTGACGTTCCCGCTGAGGCCCCTGCGGACGCTCCGGCGCAATAA
- the hisD gene encoding histidinol dehydrogenase, whose amino-acid sequence MAQFLSTRDPGFEADFTAFLGMKREDSPEVDDVVAAIIADVRARGDAAVTELTARFDRLELTADQLAFTPEEIEAECAKVSPEDAAALTLAAERIRAYHVRQMPQDQMWTDPEGATLGWRWTPVSAAGLYVPGGLASYPSSVLMNAIPARVAGVERLVITCPTPGGEVNPLVIYAARLAGVDTIYRIGGAQAVAALAYGTATIRAVDKITGPGNAFVAAAKRRVFGKVGIDMIAGPSEILVIADGTADPDFVALDMLSQAEHDASAQAILVTPDEAFARACVAALEKRLETLERREIAQASWRDNGAVILVRDLSEAAELSNRVAPEHLEICTEDPESVSAQITHAGAIFLGQWTPEAIGDYIGGPNHVLPTARSARFSSGLSVLEFLKRTTIAKMTPAALAAIGPAAERLAKSESLEAHGLSVRARLDRLNAG is encoded by the coding sequence ATGGCGCAATTCCTTTCCACCCGGGATCCGGGCTTCGAGGCGGATTTCACCGCTTTTCTTGGCATGAAGCGCGAGGACAGTCCCGAAGTCGACGATGTTGTCGCCGCGATCATCGCCGATGTGCGGGCGCGGGGCGATGCTGCGGTGACCGAGCTCACCGCCCGCTTTGACCGGCTTGAGCTGACAGCGGATCAGCTGGCCTTCACGCCTGAAGAGATCGAGGCGGAATGCGCGAAAGTCTCGCCCGAAGATGCGGCGGCACTGACGCTCGCGGCGGAACGGATCCGCGCCTATCACGTCCGCCAGATGCCGCAGGACCAGATGTGGACCGACCCGGAAGGGGCAACGCTTGGCTGGCGCTGGACGCCGGTTTCAGCTGCCGGGCTTTATGTTCCGGGGGGGCTCGCCTCTTACCCGTCTTCGGTTCTGATGAATGCGATTCCGGCCCGGGTGGCAGGGGTTGAGCGCCTGGTGATCACCTGTCCGACCCCGGGCGGCGAGGTCAATCCGCTGGTGATCTATGCGGCCCGGCTTGCCGGGGTCGATACGATCTACCGGATCGGTGGCGCGCAGGCGGTGGCGGCTTTGGCCTACGGCACCGCGACGATCCGCGCGGTCGATAAGATCACCGGGCCGGGCAATGCCTTTGTCGCGGCAGCGAAGCGGCGGGTGTTCGGTAAAGTGGGGATCGACATGATCGCCGGCCCATCCGAGATCCTTGTGATCGCCGATGGCACGGCGGATCCGGATTTCGTGGCGCTGGATATGCTGAGCCAGGCCGAGCATGACGCATCGGCCCAGGCGATTCTGGTCACGCCGGATGAGGCTTTTGCCCGTGCCTGTGTGGCGGCGCTGGAGAAGCGCCTCGAGACGCTGGAGCGGCGCGAGATCGCGCAAGCGAGCTGGCGCGACAATGGCGCGGTGATCCTGGTGCGCGACCTTTCCGAGGCGGCAGAGCTTTCGAACCGTGTCGCGCCCGAACATCTGGAGATCTGCACCGAAGACCCGGAATCTGTCTCGGCGCAGATCACCCATGCCGGCGCGATTTTCCTTGGTCAATGGACGCCCGAGGCCATTGGCGACTATATCGGCGGCCCGAACCATGTGCTGCCAACGGCGCGTTCGGCGCGGTTCTCGTCGGGGCTTTCAGTGCTGGAATTCCTCAAGCGCACCACGATTGCGAAAATGACGCCGGCTGCGCTGGCGGCCATCGGGCCCGCGGCAGAGCGCCTGGCGAAGTCGGAAAGCCTGGAGGCGCATGGGCTGAGCGTGCGGGCGCGGCTCGACCGGCTGAACGCGGGGTGA
- a CDS encoding UPF0262 family protein produces the protein MTNRICHIEIDEKGLMRPTPEIEQERKVAIFDLLEENSFGLPPREGREVPPGPYRLALAIREGRLVFGIAREDEAQVGEFHLSLGPFRQVVKDYFQICESYFEAVKRLPPSQIEAIDMARRGIHNEGAAILQERLEGKAEVDRDTARRLFTLICVLHWG, from the coding sequence ATGACCAACCGCATCTGCCATATTGAGATTGATGAGAAAGGTCTTATGCGCCCGACGCCGGAGATCGAGCAGGAGCGCAAGGTCGCGATTTTCGATCTGCTGGAGGAGAACAGCTTCGGCCTTCCCCCCCGCGAGGGGCGCGAGGTGCCGCCCGGCCCCTATCGCCTGGCGCTGGCGATCCGGGAGGGGCGGCTGGTCTTCGGGATTGCCCGCGAAGATGAGGCCCAGGTCGGGGAATTCCATCTGAGCCTTGGCCCGTTCCGCCAGGTGGTGAAGGATTATTTCCAGATCTGCGAGAGCTATTTCGAGGCTGTGAAGCGCCTGCCGCCGAGCCAGATCGAGGCGATCGATATGGCGCGGCGCGGGATCCATAATGAGGGGGCCGCGATCTTGCAGGAACGGCTCGAGGGCAAGGCCGAGGTCGACCGCGACACGGCCCGGCGGCTCTTTACCCTGATCTGCGTGCTGCACTGGGGGTAA
- a CDS encoding low molecular weight phosphatase family protein, whose product MAEGMAKKFYGQRAYVQSAGVKNDMEVDGFSVAVCQEIGVELSRHRARSFEEMQEWGDDLGQFDLIVALSPASQRQALELTRWHHLEVEYWPILDPTGLGESREAKLSAYRQARDQIRDRMIQRFGPPLPVGG is encoded by the coding sequence ATGGCCGAGGGGATGGCGAAGAAATTCTACGGCCAGCGCGCCTATGTCCAATCGGCGGGCGTGAAGAATGACATGGAGGTGGACGGCTTTTCGGTCGCGGTCTGCCAGGAGATCGGGGTGGAACTGTCGCGCCACCGCGCCCGGTCTTTCGAGGAAATGCAGGAATGGGGCGATGATCTGGGGCAGTTCGACCTGATTGTGGCGCTGTCGCCCGCGAGCCAGCGCCAGGCGCTGGAGCTGACGCGCTGGCATCATCTTGAGGTTGAATACTGGCCGATACTTGATCCGACCGGCCTTGGCGAAAGCCGCGAGGCCAAACTTTCCGCCTATCGCCAGGCGCGCGATCAGATCCGCGACCGCATGATCCAGAGATTTGGCCCGCCCTTGCCGGTCGGGGGGTGA